TATTACGCCAGGTTAACCTATCAATTCGATAAGAGGTTTTATATCAGGCTATTTGCCCAATATGATGATTTCGATGAAACCTGGCAGGTGGAGCCTTTATTGACCTATCGACTTAATCCTTTTTCAGTGTTTTACCTCGGGGCCACAGAGAATCTGCACAATTATGGTTTAAACGGGTGGGAAAAAACCGAACGCCAGTTTTTCTTCAAACTGCAGTATCTTTTCCAGGTCTGAAAAGCCGATTTTATTCACATTGTGATGGCAATTATGACAATAATTGCCTATTCTGACTGAAAACAGACGGAATCGGAATTCATACACCCGAATTTTTTTAAAAGGGCTTTATGGACTGGTTAATATTTCTGATTGGATTTGTCGGCGGGGCGGTCATTTCGGGATTGGTGATCTGGCTTATTAATCGATCGACGAATTCGGCCCTTGTTACGCGGTTGAATCAGGCCGAACAACAGACTGTTAAAATCGATGAGGAGCTGGTCAGGTTTCAAAGGGAAAGCGTTGAATTAAAGACCAAATTGGCCCGTCTGGAGACCACCCTGGAACAGGAAAAAAAAGCCGCCGGGGAAAAGATCGCTCTTCTGGAGCAGGCTGAAAAAAAGCTTACCGATGCGTTTAAATCACTGTCATCCGATGCCCTGAAAAGCAATAACCAGAGTTTTCTGGAACTGGCCAAGGCGACTCTGGAAAAATACCAGACCGAGGCCCGGGGTGATCTGGATCAGCGGAAACAATCCATAGAAAATATGGTACAGCCAATCCGGGAATCTTTGGAAAAGGTCAACCGTCAGGTTACGGAAATGGAAAAGGCCCGGGAGGGCGCCTATCAGGGTCTCAGTGAACAGGTCAAATCCCTGATTACGACCCAGGAAAAGCTGAAGCATGAAACGGTCAATCTGGTCACCGCCCTGAGAAACCCGATGGTGCGAGGCCGTTGGGGCGAAATTCAATTAAAACGGGTGGTCGAAATGGCCGGGATGTTGCCGTACTGCGATTTCACCGAGCAATCCTCAATCAATGCCGCGGATGGCCGTCTTCGACCGGATATGATAGTTCGTTTACCGGGCGAAAAGACGGTGGTGGTCGATGCCAAAACGCCGCTTCAGGCTTATCTCGATGCCCTTGAACTGGAAGACCCGGACGCCCGTAAACGCAAAATGAAGGAGCATGCCGGGCAGGTAAGACAGCATATTGTCCGATTGAGTAGTAAAGCCTACTGGAGCGAGCTGGATTCTTCGCCGGAATTCGTGGTTATGTTTCTTCCGGGCGAGAGTTTTTTCAGCGCCGCGCTGGAGCACGATCCCATGTTGATCGAGGATGGAGTTAAATCCGGCGTCATTCCTGCCAGTCCGACCACCCTGATCGCCCTTTTGAGGGCCGTGGCCTTTGGCTGGAGGCAGGAGAAATTGGCGGAAAATGCCCAGGCTATCAGCAACCTGGGGCGTGACTTATATGATCGGATCAGGGTTCTGGCCGAGCACTTCGGGGCAGTGGGCAAAGGACTGGATAAATCGGTCGAGGCTTACAATCGAGCGGTCGGCTCTCTGGAAACCAGGGTTTTAATTGCCGCCCGCCGATTCAACGAATTGGAAGTGGACACCGGCAAGGAAATTCCCGGGCCGGAGCCGGTTGAAAAATCTACCCGCTGGTTGCAGGCGCCGGAATTGACCGGTAATCAAGACAGCGAAAAATAATCCTGGCGGATTCCAGGAAAACATTTCAAGGTGGCTGTCGGGATCTTTAAAAATGAAACATTAAAATTCAAAACAACGTATTAAATCATTAGAATATAGCATTTTAGACTTGACGAAATGACTGGTTTTATATTTATTATACTTAATTAGGTTGGTGTTACCGGATCGGGTAAGAACCACTTAACAAGATACCTGCCATACTATTGTCAATCAGGATACGCCGTCGGGCGGGCGTGGACTAAGAGGGGTTTAAGTTGGGAAGCGGCTTTTATGGGTATGATGTTCAAAAAGATTCCAATTCCGCTTAAAACGGTTAACATTGCCGGTTTTTATGGCTCATATTATCCTCTTAAGCTAAATAAAACCATGGAATTTTACGATTTATAGGTAAGAATCCGCTGAATAAGTAATTACGGAGGAATGGAGGGCAAAAAAAATTCTGATTTATCTCACCGCCAAGAATTGATATATACCGCTGTAATATTTATAAAAGGGTAACAAACGCCTGATATTTTACATTATGTAGTAACAACGAGAATAATGAGTATAATAAACTCTAATCACAGGAAAAGAAAGGGAGACAGATGTTAAGAAGCTCACTGATTTTGGGAGTTCTCCTGATTTGTTTGCTGGCTTTTGCCGTTACGGTCAGCGCCGACAGGTTATCGATACCGGCGGCCAAAGCCACCAAGCTAACCGAGTCACCTCGGGTTTTAAAAATTCAGGGCGAACGTTTTACCGGAGATACTCCGGCATCGTTAAGGGCCGATATCAAACAGGGCGGTGATGATCTGGACAATGCCACGGTCATTACTTCCCTACCGGCCACTCTCACCGGGACAACCGTTGGTTACACCAACGACTATGATGAAAAATGTCCCAATTCATCGGCTTCACCCGATGTAGTTTATTCTTATACTCCGGTGGGAGGACAGCGTATTCATATTATTTCCTGTAATTCAGCCTACTGGACCAAGCTGTATGTCTATGATGCCGATACAACGGCAGTAGCCTGCAATCAGTATTCCGACAGTTGCCTGCCGGATTATCGGGCCGCCATTTATGATCTGGCCATAACGGGCGGAGAAACCTATTATATCGTGGTTGACGGTTACGGGGGGCAGTCGGGCGAATATGAAGTCTATATTGAGGCCCGTCCGCCAATTGACACTTTGAATGTTCATCCCGCCCTTGGCGATAATGGTCAGGGATTACTATTCTTTGCGGATGAGTACAATGAATATGACACCACCATTTACTGGCAGACTTCTCTGGATACGGGAAACACCTGGTCGGATGCCGTTTACTGGACATTTTCGGGCGGCGCGGCCATTTATCCCTCGATTGAATATCTCGGATTTGACACCTCCTTCTATGGTACCTGCGTTCCACCGTATGAGTTTTACAGCGGAGCTCCAAACTATCTTGTGGTATTGACCGATGCTACCGACGTCAGTACCGCCGCGGGTCAGTACTGGAACTGGAGTTCTTATGGCTGGCATGATATGAGAATGGTGGACATCGCCAGCGCTGTCCATGGCGAAAACTGGCAATGGGGCATTCAGAGTATGATTCACAGTACGACATACACCGACCCGGCCATGGTAGATGCACCCCATGTTTTCTACCCGACGGATTCTGAAGGTTATGCGAGTATAAGCTGGTACAACGATCTTGATGGCTGTAATTCCACCACCAATGATCTGGATCGGGCGACCTTTATGGCTTACGCGGTTTACGACCACTATAACGACTCTCTGGGCCTCTGGGAATTGTTTGCCCGTCAGGATGATGCCGCCTATTTCACCAGCGAGGATGAAGATCCCAACGCCGGCGGATGGACTTTCATAATGGAAGATACAACCAACTTCCAATACCCGGTTGTTTGTTCCTATGATGGCGCCTTGATTATTGTGGGAGAAAACTACGACGGCGCTGATCCGGATGACAAAGACCTTATTTGTTTCTATACTCTTGACGGCGAGATCGGCAACCTTGTTACCAATACCGTGGTTGCCACAACAGCCGCGGAACGTTTCCCGAGAATCCAGCATATTGCCAATCAGACCTTTGTGGTCACCTATGTTCAAGACAATGAGCTTTATGCTGTTCTGACGGAAGACGGCGGCATGACCTGGGGAACCCCGGAAGTCATCAGCGTCACCGGTGACATGGTTGTTCCCGAATACCGCTCGGTCGATATCGGCGAATCCGACGGTTATGTGGTTCATATTGCCTACGAGTATTTTGTCCATATGAAGGGTGACAGTTCGGTTACCATCAGGCTTATGCCGTATCAGGTTTATGGCTACCCGGATGATGACCTGGATGGAATCCCCAACATGAGCGACAACTGCCCGTTGCATTACAATCCGGACCAGGAAGACGGCGATCTTGATGGTATCGGTGATTCCTGCGACAATTGCATAGCCGTCGCTAACAACGATCAAACCAACTCGGATACCGATTCCCATGGCGATGCCTGCGATAATTGCCCGACCGTTGATAACGAGGATCAACTCAATTCCGACGGTGACACTCATGGTGATGCCTGCGATAACTGCCCGACCGTTGACAATGAGGATCAGGCGGACAGCAACGGCAATGGTGTTGGTGATGCCTGCGATTATCTCTGCGGCGATGCCAACGGCAATGGCCAGATCAACATCCTCGATTGCACCTACCTGATTTACTACCTCTACAAATCCGGGCCGGCTCCCGATCCGGCGGTATCGGCTGATTGTGACGGCAACGGAGCCATCAATATTCTCGATGCCACCTATCTTCTGAGATATCTATATACCAGTGGACCGGCGCCGATTTGCGAAGGATAATTGATTAATTTCCGGTTTATAAGGGACGGTTGAACGCCGTCCCTTTTTTATTGTATCTTGGAGACTATTTGAGTTGACTGAATTTGGTTAGAATATCTCCCAGGGCATCTTTATGAACCATAAAGGTAAGCATTTTTAATTTGATATAATCGTCACGATAGAAAAAATATCCTTCGAACTTACCCCGGCGGCCGCTTCGGGCCGAATCCTTGATTAAAAACCAGTCTCGTCCTTTGATATTCCTAAATCCGATTACATGGATTCCATGATCGTCACCGGTCGATTCATTATCGGTACGGAATTCGCGCGAATCCTGGTTTATATATTTCCCGGGAATGTCGAAATCGGGGACCACGGCGATATCCTCAAAGCCATAATAGCCCGGTTCGGAGATATCGCCGCCCAGCGCGACCGTATAACCCTCGCCAATCGCTTTTTTCATCAGGCCGTACCATTCATCGAGCGGGAGATTGTAATAGGAACTGTCATGCCACCAGTTATCCCAGACTTTGAATTCGCCGATGCTGTAAAACGGCACCCGGAGAGTCGACATGGCATCAATATAATCCTCCGGCTTTACCTGCAGGATTTTCTTAAAGAATTCCCGCGGAGTGAAAGTGGCACCTTCGAATTCAAAATACTCCGGCGGCCGGCCCATATATTTATCAAGAATCAGTGTCACCGATTGTACCGCAAGGTCCTCATCCCAGTAGCCGCCATTTTTTATGAAGGCAAGGTAATCCCGGATTTCCTGTGACATTCTCTCATGGTCGTACCTCTCCCCCGTGATGAGCCCGGAATAGGCATCGATGGGAACTGCCCCGTACTTTTCCATGACACGAAAGACGGCATTACTCATGGAACCGTCATAAACCGCGAAATCGCCTCTTTCACGGATAAAATGCCTGACCTTATCGAGAAATTCATAATACACGATATACATCTCGGACAGCTTGATTTTTTCCCCGGTCACCCGATAAATTTCGGATTCAACGAATGATATCCCGGAAAAACACCAGCAGGTTCCGGTTCGATACTGGGCCACCGGCGGAAAATGAAAAAGGGATTTGAATTCATCGGGCGAATTCGGGCGCGGAATTTGAGACATATCAAACCGGAGAGACATAGCCAGCGCCTTGTCGGCCTTATTTCTTTCCGCCTGTTTTTCGCGGATATCGGCTGTCAGGCTGTCGCGCGCGGCCTGTTCTTTATCCGCCTGCTCGCCGATTTCCTTTAAAACCGGGTCCTCATACTTGGGGACATACTTGACATGATCATTCTGGCCCGCCGCCGGGTGAATGACCAGGATAAGGGCCGCAAGCAGAATAATGAAGGCAGCAGGTGATTTCATCAGATCCTCCCGATTAATAATAATCCAAGATATATTTTAAACCATCATTACCGATGAAAACCAAAAATACAATTTAACCGATATTGATAAAAGATATCAATCTAATAAATTAAATATGATATTGGCGTTTGCAAACATTCGAAATTTTACCTTGCGATTTGCATAAAGTTATGTATATTAATGTATTACATACTCGCCACAAACCACATTGGGAGGACCGGTGTCATATTTCAAGATATTGTCAGTTGCATTGGTTTTAGTTGCCATTTCCGTCTGCCTGATGGCGGCTTCGGGGGAAATTTATGTTGAAGCCAGGATTATTTTAAAATCCAAATCAGATTTCATTAAATTGTCGGAATTGCCGCTGGATATTGTCGGACGAGGCGATAATTTTATTAAAATCATAACTACTGATTCGGAATTAAAAAGGCTTGAATCACTGGGCCTGACGACAGAGATAATTCACCCTGATCTTAAAGCCTTTTATAAATCACGCCTTACCCCTGACAAAGATATGGGGGGATATAAGACCCTGGAAGGAATAAACGCTTATCTGGATACCCTTATCGC
This genomic stretch from Candidatus Zixiibacteriota bacterium harbors:
- a CDS encoding peptidase C1: MKSPAAFIILLAALILVIHPAAGQNDHVKYVPKYEDPVLKEIGEQADKEQAARDSLTADIREKQAERNKADKALAMSLRFDMSQIPRPNSPDEFKSLFHFPPVAQYRTGTCWCFSGISFVESEIYRVTGEKIKLSEMYIVYYEFLDKVRHFIRERGDFAVYDGSMSNAVFRVMEKYGAVPIDAYSGLITGERYDHERMSQEIRDYLAFIKNGGYWDEDLAVQSVTLILDKYMGRPPEYFEFEGATFTPREFFKKILQVKPEDYIDAMSTLRVPFYSIGEFKVWDNWWHDSSYYNLPLDEWYGLMKKAIGEGYTVALGGDISEPGYYGFEDIAVVPDFDIPGKYINQDSREFRTDNESTGDDHGIHVIGFRNIKGRDWFLIKDSARSGRRGKFEGYFFYRDDYIKLKMLTFMVHKDALGDILTKFSQLK
- a CDS encoding thrombospondin type 3 repeat-containing protein, with the translated sequence MLRSSLILGVLLICLLAFAVTVSADRLSIPAAKATKLTESPRVLKIQGERFTGDTPASLRADIKQGGDDLDNATVITSLPATLTGTTVGYTNDYDEKCPNSSASPDVVYSYTPVGGQRIHIISCNSAYWTKLYVYDADTTAVACNQYSDSCLPDYRAAIYDLAITGGETYYIVVDGYGGQSGEYEVYIEARPPIDTLNVHPALGDNGQGLLFFADEYNEYDTTIYWQTSLDTGNTWSDAVYWTFSGGAAIYPSIEYLGFDTSFYGTCVPPYEFYSGAPNYLVVLTDATDVSTAAGQYWNWSSYGWHDMRMVDIASAVHGENWQWGIQSMIHSTTYTDPAMVDAPHVFYPTDSEGYASISWYNDLDGCNSTTNDLDRATFMAYAVYDHYNDSLGLWELFARQDDAAYFTSEDEDPNAGGWTFIMEDTTNFQYPVVCSYDGALIIVGENYDGADPDDKDLICFYTLDGEIGNLVTNTVVATTAAERFPRIQHIANQTFVVTYVQDNELYAVLTEDGGMTWGTPEVISVTGDMVVPEYRSVDIGESDGYVVHIAYEYFVHMKGDSSVTIRLMPYQVYGYPDDDLDGIPNMSDNCPLHYNPDQEDGDLDGIGDSCDNCIAVANNDQTNSDTDSHGDACDNCPTVDNEDQLNSDGDTHGDACDNCPTVDNEDQADSNGNGVGDACDYLCGDANGNGQINILDCTYLIYYLYKSGPAPDPAVSADCDGNGAINILDATYLLRYLYTSGPAPICEG
- the rmuC gene encoding DNA recombination protein RmuC translates to MDWLIFLIGFVGGAVISGLVIWLINRSTNSALVTRLNQAEQQTVKIDEELVRFQRESVELKTKLARLETTLEQEKKAAGEKIALLEQAEKKLTDAFKSLSSDALKSNNQSFLELAKATLEKYQTEARGDLDQRKQSIENMVQPIRESLEKVNRQVTEMEKAREGAYQGLSEQVKSLITTQEKLKHETVNLVTALRNPMVRGRWGEIQLKRVVEMAGMLPYCDFTEQSSINAADGRLRPDMIVRLPGEKTVVVDAKTPLQAYLDALELEDPDARKRKMKEHAGQVRQHIVRLSSKAYWSELDSSPEFVVMFLPGESFFSAALEHDPMLIEDGVKSGVIPASPTTLIALLRAVAFGWRQEKLAENAQAISNLGRDLYDRIRVLAEHFGAVGKGLDKSVEAYNRAVGSLETRVLIAARRFNELEVDTGKEIPGPEPVEKSTRWLQAPELTGNQDSEK